The Aeromonas jandaei genomic interval TCCTCCGACAAAGTCTCGGGGATCAGCCTACAGGCCAAAACCGGTGAACAGGAGGCACAGGAGTGTCTGCAACTCGCCTCGTCACTGCATCAGGCCAGCCTGCTGCAACAGCGGCTGCTTTCGCAGTTCCGGGTCTGATCCCTCTTAACAACCAAGATGCCACTCCCAGCGAGTGGCATCTTTTTATCTGGATGAGTTACCCCCCTCTGGCCAGTTGCAGCGCCAGGATCAGCATGATGATGCCGACCAGCAAATCGATCCCCTGCTGCACCCTCCCCTTTGCCAGCCAAGGGGCCAGAGCTGCAGCCCCCAGCGCCAGTGAGTAAAACCATACCAGCGAGGCCAGCATGGCACCTGCGGCAAATGCCGGGCGCAAGGACACTGCCACCTGACTGCCCACGGAGCCGAGCAACATCAGGGTATCGAGATAGACATGGGGATTGAGCAGGGTGACGCCCAACGTCATCGCCAGCACGCTTTTGGCCCCCATTTGCTGGGGCGAGTCGGCAAGCCCGACCTGAGCACCACGCCAGGCACTGCGCAGGGAGCGCACGCCGAACCAGGAGAGAAAGAGCACACCGCCCCAAGTCAGCAGCGCCATCCCGATGGGGCTTGCCGAGAGGACAGTAGCACCACCAAATACGCCAATCCCGATCAGGATGAGATCGCAGAAGCTACAGAGCATTGCGGTCAGCAGATGGTGGTTGCGATGAATGCCGCGGCTAAGCACAAAGGCGTTCTGGGCACCAATAGGAATGATCATGGC includes:
- the lysE gene encoding L-lysine exporter, giving the protein MFATTLQGFTLGLAMIIPIGAQNAFVLSRGIHRNHHLLTAMLCSFCDLILIGIGVFGGATVLSASPIGMALLTWGGVLFLSWFGVRSLRSAWRGAQVGLADSPQQMGAKSVLAMTLGVTLLNPHVYLDTLMLLGSVGSQVAVSLRPAFAAGAMLASLVWFYSLALGAAALAPWLAKGRVQQGIDLLVGIIMLILALQLARGG